One genomic window of Punica granatum isolate Tunisia-2019 chromosome 1, ASM765513v2, whole genome shotgun sequence includes the following:
- the LOC116211498 gene encoding E3 ubiquitin-protein ligase WAVH1-like — protein MVTGWRRAFCTSIPKEDRDTKLFSSDKHQQPRNQTKTSSNSSSNFSNPRISSKFGFFSTPSTPRLRSQPPVSSPSLRCRTAAATAASASVPNSPKLQCKTAPAPTPKKSSSATNSPRLFHLSSSNPTSPKSPSSFSLLRASLRLSRTRCGICLQSAKAGQGTAIFTAECSHTFHFPCVAAHVKKHRILVCPVCSTTWKELPLLDDSSYSPKTQSRPKLDPKAAKGSSNAKPLRAYDDDESLLSPSSVSRFNPIPESDESNEDSQQDEPVEFQGFFVGSAASPVSPMSRPPRNNLEVSLLPEAAIVSVNKSYVTYAVVLKVKAPPALGIGSPPRAPVDLVTVLDVSACMNGDKLHVMKRAMRLVISSLSDTDRLSIVAFSATSKRLLPLRRMNVHGRRSARRIVDAIGCTGQHASVNDALRKAAKVLEDRREKNPVSTIMLLSDGHDQRIHATAAAQKRSYPLVTSTRIGDVPVHAVGFGAGARSAQEEAFAKCLTGLLSVAVQDLRLQLGFISGSDPAEITAVYSLIGRPSALGSRLIRVGDLYADEERELLVELKVRDLASGSHHVMSVGSSYKDPPSQEFVYSKEQPVPVPRPQAVRSPSIQRLKNLHVTARAIAESRRLVDRGDLSGAHHLLSSARALLVQSGLGCGDEFLRCLEGELTELQKARQAAQRQRMERREGTRAEEKTEALTPTSAWRAAERLAKVAIMRKSMNRVSDLHGFENARF, from the exons ATGGTGACCGGGTGGAGGAGGGCTTTCTGCACATCCATACCCAAGGAAGATCGCGACACCAAACTCTTCTCCTCCGACAAGCACCAGCAGCCCCGGAATCAAACCAAGACCTccagcaacagcagcagcaattTTAGCAACCCCAGGATATCGTCCAAGTTCGGGTTTTTCTCCACTCCTTCCACGCCCCGGCTCCGGTCCCAGCCCCCCGTCTCCAGCCCCAGCCTCCGGTGCCGCACTGCCGCTGCCACGGCAGCCTCCGCCTCCGTGCCCAACAGCCCCAAGCTCCAGTGCAAGACCGCCCCCGCTCCCACCCCGAAGAAGAGCAGCAGCGCCACCAATAGCCCCAGACTGTTCCACCTCTCTTCTAGCAATCCTACGTCCCCCAAGTCCCCCTCCAGCTTCTCCCTCCTCAGGGCCAGCCTCCGCCTTTCCAGG ACGAGATGTGGGATCTGCCTGCAAAGCGCGAAGGCAGGGCAGGGCACGGCCATTTTCACGGCAGAGTGCTCCCACACGTTTCACTTCCCCTGCGTTGCCGCCCACGTCAAGAAGCACCGCATCCTCGTCTGCCCGGTGTGCAGCACCACGTGGAAGGAGCTCCCGCTGCTCGATGACTCCAGCTACTCCCCGAAGACACAGAGCCGCCCCAAATTGGACCCAAAGGCAGCAAAAGGCAGCTCCAACGCCAAGCCTTTGCGGGCGTACGATGACGACGAGTCTCTGCTCTCTCCGAGCTCGGTGTCAAGGTTTAATCCGATCCCCGAGTCTGATGAGAGTAACGAGGATTCGCAACAGGATGAGCCCGTGGAGTTTCAGGGCTTCTTTGTCGGCTCTGCTGCTTCCCCTGTTTCACCTATGTCGAGGCCGCCGAG GAACAATTTGGAAGTGAGTTTGCTGCCGGAAGCGGCGATAGTTTCAGTAAACAAGAGCTACGTGACGTACGCCGTCGTTCTGAAGGTGAAGGCACCACCGGCCTTAGGCATTGGGTCCCCGCCGAGGGCGCCGGTCGATCTGGTGACCGTTCTGGACGTGAGCGCGTGCATGAACGGCGACAAACTCCATGTTATGAAACGCGCCATGCGACTGGTCATATCCTCCCTCTCGGACACCGATCGCCTGTCCATCGTCGCCTTCTCGGCCACCTCAAAGAGGCTACTCCCTCTGAGGCGAATGAACGTCCACGGCCGGAGATCCGCGCGCAGGATCGTCGACGCCATTGGGTGCACTGGCCAGCACGCCTCCGTGAACGACGCGCTCAGGAAGGCCGCGAAGGTTCTAGAGGATAGGCGGGAGAAGAACCCTGTTTCCACGATAATGCTCCTATCCGACGGCCATGACCAGCGCATCCACGCCACCGCCGCCGCCCAAAAGCGGTCATATCCCCTCGTGACTTCCACACGAATAGGCGACGTCCCGGTCCACGCCGTCGGCTTCGGGGCCGGCGCTCGATCGGCACAAGAGGAGGCTTTCGCAAAGTGCCTGACGGGGCTACTGAGCGTGGCAGTGCAGGACCTGAGACTACAGCTCGGGTTCATTTCGGGATCCGACCCGGCGGAGATCACCGCCGTCTACTCCCTCATCGGCAGGCCGTCGGCTCTCGGGTCGCGTCTCATCCGGGTGGGAGACCTCTACGCCGACGAGGAGCGGGAGTTGCTCGTGGAGCTGAAGGTCCGGGACTTGGCAAGTGGGTCCCACCACGTGATGTCGGTAGGGTCCTCGTACAAGGACCCACCGTCTCAGGAGTTCGTGTACTCGAAGGAGCAGCCGGTTCCCGTCCCGCGACCGCAGGCCGTCAGATCGCCGAGCATCCAACGGCTGAAGAACCTCCACGTGACAGCAAGAGCGATAGCCGAGTCCCGGCGGTTGGTCGACCGAGGCGATCTGTCGGGAGCTCACCACCTTCTCTCCTCAGCTAGAGCCCTCCTAGTGCAGTCCGGGTTGGGGTGCGGCGACGAGTTCCTCCGCTGCTTGGAGGGCGAGCTGACGGAGCTGCAGAAGGCCCGGCAGGCGGCCCAGAGGCAGAGGATGGAACGACGGGAGGGTACCCGGGCTGAGGAGAAGACGGAAGCGCTAACGCCGACGTCGGCATGGCGGGCTGCGGAGCGGCTGGCTAAGGTGGCGATCATGAGGAAGTCGATGAATAGGGTTAGCGATCTGCACGGCTTCGAGAATGCCAGATTTTAG
- the LOC116196350 gene encoding phosphoenolpyruvate carboxykinase (ATP) encodes MAENGNGGEFSFGNGDARNGLTKIATNKKDGNGAVCHDDSATPVKAQTIDELHSLQKKRSAPTTPIKSSAAASPGGFANAVSEEERQKQQLQSISASLASLTRETGPKVVRGDPATARKAETPKVAHVTHTHPHFTPTIAVSDSALKFTHFLYNLSPAELYEQAIKDEKGSFITSSGALATLSGAKTGRSPRDKRVVKDDTTEAELWWGKGSPNIEMDEHTFLTNRERAVDYLNSLDKVFVNDQYLNWDPENRIKVRIVSARAYHSLFMHNMCIRPTPEELENFGTPDFTIYNAGQFPCNRYTHYMTSSTSVDLNLARREMVILGTQYAGEMKKGLFSVMHYLMPKRGILSLHSGCNMGKGGDVALFFGLSGTGKTTLSTDHNRYLIGDDEHCWSDNGVSNIEGGCYAKCIDLSREKEPDIWNAIKFGTVLENVVFEEHTREVDYTDKSVTENTRAAYPIEYIPNAKIPCVGPHPKNVILLACDAFGVLPPVSKLNLAQTMYHFISGYTALVAGTEDGIKEPKATFSACFGAAFIMLHPTKYAAMLAEKMKKHGATGWLVNTGWSGGSYGSGSRIKLPYTRKIIDAIHSGSLLNAEYKKTEVFGLEIPTEVEGVPSEILDPINTWADKKAYKETLLKLADLFKNNFETFTNYKIGKDNKLTEEMVAAGPIF; translated from the exons ATGGCGGAAAACGGGAACGGCGGTGAGTTCAGCTTCGGGAACGGGGACGCGAGGAACGGGCTGACGAAGATAGCGACGAACAAGAAGGATGGGAATGGCGCGGTCTGCCACGACGACAGCGCCACGCCGGTGAAGGCCCAGACCATTGACGAGCTCCACTCCCTCCAGAAGAAGAGGTCTGCCCCCACAACCCCTATCAAGTCCTCCGCCGCAGCCTCCCCCGGCGGCTTCGCCAACGCCGTCTCCGAGGAGGAGCGCCAGAAACAGCAGCTCCAATCCATCag TGCATCGCTAGCGTCGTTGACTCGGGAGACAGGGCCGAAGGTGGTGAGGGGGGACCCAGCCACCGCGAGGAAGGCTGAGACGCCAAAGGTTGCTCACGTCACCCACACCCACCCTCACTTCACCCCCACCATCGCCGTCAGCGACAGCGCCCTCAAGTTCACCCACTTCCTCTACAACCTCTCCCCCGCCG AGCTATACGAGCAGGCAATCAAGGATGAGAAAGGGTCTTTCATCACATCGAGTGGTGCCTTGGCCACCCTGTCCGGTGCAAAGACCGGTCGCTCTCCGAGGGATAAGCGCGTCGTCAAGGATGACACCACCGAGGCTGAACTTTGGTGGGGAAA GGGCTCGCCTAACATTGAGATGGACGAGCACACTTTCTTGACTAACAGAGAAAGAGCAGTGGACTACTTGAATTCTTTGGACAAG GTATTTGTGAATGACCAATACCTCAACTGGGACCCAGAGAACCGAATCAAGGTCCGGATCGTTTCCGCGAGGGCCTACCATTCCCTGTTCATGCACAACAT GTGCATCCGACCCACGCCGGAAGAGCTGGAGAATTTCGGCACTCCGGACTTCACTATATACAATGCAGGGCAGTTCCCCTGCAACCGGTACACACATTATATGACATCCTCCACTAGCGTGGACCTTAACCTCGCCAGGCGGGAAATGGTCATCCTTGGGACCCAGTATGCCGGCGAGATGAAGAAGGGACTCTTTAGTGTCATGCACTACCTTATGCCCAAGCGCGGAATCCTCTCCCTCCACTCGGGCTGCAATATGGGAAAAGGCGGCGATGTCGCCCTCTTCTTTGGTCTCTCAG GTACTGGGAAGACAACCCTGTCCACAGATCATAACCGATACTTGATCGGTGACGATGAGCATTGCTGGAGTGATAATGGTGTGTCGAACATTGAAGGGGGGTGCTATGCCAAGTGCATTGATCTCTCCAGAGAGAAGGAGCCCGATATCTGGAACGCCATCAAGTTCGGGACCG TGTTGGAAAACGTGGTCTTCGAAGAGCACACTAGGGAGGTCGATTATACTGACAAATCCGTTACAG AGAATACTCGTGCAGCTTATCCGATTGAATACATCCCGAATGCGAAGATCCCTTGTGTGGGCCCACACCCCAAGAATGTCATCCTCTTGGCATGCGATGCTTTCGGCGTGCTGCCCCCAGTGAGCAAGTTGAACCTTGCGCAGACCATGTACCACTTCATCAGTGGCTACACTGCTCTC GTGGCCGGGACAGAGGATGGAATAAAGGAGCCGAAGGCGACATTCTCGGCTTGCTTTGGAGCTGCTTTCATAATGCTGCACCCGACCAAGTATGCTGCAATGTTAGccgagaagatgaagaagcatGGGGCCACCGGGTGGCTCGTCAACACTGGCTGGTCCGGTGGAAG CTATGGGTCGGGTAGCCGCATTAAGCTGCCATACACAAGGAAGATCATCGATGCCATCCACTCAGGCAGCCTCCTGAATGCAGAGTACAAGAAGACCGAGGTATTCGGTCTTGAGATCCCCACTGAGGTTGAGGGTGTTCCCTCGGAGATTCTGGACCCGATCAACACT TGGGCAGACAAGAAGGCATACAAAGAGACACTGCTGAAGCTTGCTGATCTGTTCAAGAACAATTTTGAGACATTCACCAACTACAAGATTGGCAAGGATAACAAGCTGACTGAGGAGATGGTCGCTGCCGGTCCGATCTTTTGA